The sequence below is a genomic window from Flavobacterium sediminilitoris.
AAAACATTCTGTTAAACGTGAATTGAGTATTCATTTTATCATTTTCATTTTTTAACACGTCATTTTCTTTAAGAGGTAATTTGAAATTAAAGAAAATGGCAGCAATTAAAACGCCAGTTGTTATAAAAAACATTAATAAGAATAACATAAACGCATTGAAACGTTCTTTTTTATTTAAAATATCCATAATATCATATAATTTATTAGTCTGCTAAGAATGTTGGTGAAGAAGGTGCTTCTCTGTCATCATCACTATCACTGCCAAATAAGCCACTTGTTTTTCGATCGTTTTTAAGAATATTTTCGTTAACAAATATTCCTGCATCACGTTTTTTGCCTATATAGTCTAATTGATTCAGTATAGAAAAAAGTTGATCTAACTTAGTCATGAAGTCTTTCGCTTGTTCAATAATAGGATCAATATCGTATGCTTTGTATTTAACATTAATAGTGTCTGTAAACAACCTTTCATAATCTCCACTAGTTATATCTGTCCATTCTGAAAAATAGTTGAATAGCATTTCTTTTCCATCTCCAGAAAAATAATCAAAGCTGTTTTTTATTGTTCTACTTAATGTGATAACATTGTCTAATAACTCAATAGGTTTTAGATTATAATTTATCCATTTGTTTTTACTTATTTGAAGCTCTACAAAGCGTAAGGCTTTATCACAAACATCAAAAACCATATTTGCAATTAAGTTTTCATCTTCATTATTTGTTCTGAATTTTATCTTTCTATTTATTTGAATTGCATAAAATTCAAGTTGTTTGAAGAATAAATCATAGTTTTCAAACAAACTGATTAGACTAGGATGGTTGTTTAAAGTTAAACTAGGAGGAATATAATTTGTGATTATTTCATAGCCACCATCTGTAGATGCTTTAAACTTTGCAATTGGAAATTGTAATGCACCTATATTATTATGGTTTACTTCACTTTCTGCTACACTTGTTAAGTGATATTTAGATAATGCATGAGGAAATCTTGGAGGAACTTCTTCCATGTTTTGCTCGCCTGAAGGAACCCTTGTATATGGATCTACATTTAATAATAAGAAATAATTATTTTCCTTATTGTCAAGATCTTTTAATTCTATTTTTTCTGAAAATTCACCTGTAAAATCTGTGATTTCAATTCGCCCACCAGCAGGAGTTATTGCTTTTAACATTTTAATATTAACACTTAATTCATTATGAGTGTCAATAGAAATGGAATAATTAAAAGGTCTGCTTAAAGGTGTTGATAGTAACCCATAATTAAGCTCATTAACTTCTAGGTTTCTTGCGTCTCTAATTAAATCTTCTACGTTGTCTTGTAATTCAATGAAATGTTTTTTATTGATTTTCATTCCATCAATCCAATTCACTGGGAAATGTTTGATATTTTCTGCCATAATTTGTTTATATACGTTGACAAATGATTGTTGCTCCGTCTTTTATATTGTTTGTATCTATTGCTAATTCTGGGTCAATATATTCTGATGAACTAAACCATTTTGGTTTAGTGTAGAAATACCATCCATAAGGTTGGTTTTTTTCATCCACGAAATTAATTTGACTATTAGGGTTCTTTTCGTTGTAGTCATTTATAAAATAATAGAATAATCTACCGAAATCAATTGCTCTTGGAGCTTTAACCTTAAAATTTATGATTTGATTATCATTGGCTCTTTTTTGGAAAACCAAATTTAGAATAATGATGTTTCTCATTTCAGATATTTTAGGTGAAGGATATTTATCGTTTAAAGGATAAAACCATCGTTTGTGTAATTTTACAGGAATTGATATTGCATATTCGAATAATTTGTAACACAAAGTAGGTAGTATAAAGAATAGTAGTGTGCTTACTATGAAAAAAATGTAGTCACCATCATTGAAATATTTCGAAATAACAACCATAAATGCAGCAATAAATACTGTTGTGTTTATGGAAATTAGTACATCACCTATGAATTTTTTAACTTCAAATTTTTTAAAGTAATCATGGAATACTTTTAAATGTACTATTCCTGCGATACTCATATATACCTGAAAAGAAATGAATCTTTGGTTAAGTGTTGTGTCTTTTAGATTGTAAAGTATAACAGAAAAAATCACAAACACCAAAACTTGTAAAAGAACATATAAAAAGTATTTCTTTTTGCTTTGTCTGAATTTTGGGATTTTCGATCCAATTAATATCATTAAAATTAAACCGAATGATATTATTAGCAATAAATATAATAATTCTGCACCTCCGTTTACGTAATTTAAGTACTTTCTCATTTATAATATAGTTGATATTCCTAGTCTTGATTTATATTGTTTGTCGTCCATTAAGAAAAGTTGATCTTCTTTGTTTAAAATTAAATCAAAATCATATTGAACATGAAAGGGTAAAAATAAATTAAAAAAGTTATTTAAAAAAGAATCCATAACTTCATTTTTAAAGTAATGGTTTAAATTTTCAGAATTTTTTAATGGTCCAATAGTGAAACTATACTTTTTTAAATAGATTTCTTCATTGCTTTCGAGTGTTGTGTTAATTCCCATGATAAAATCATTCGATTCTTCAATATTATCAATAAGACTTTCTAATTGTATGTTCTTAGTTTTATAGGTTACCTTTTCTTCAAGAATTTGTTCCAAAGTATTTACAATTCCATCAATATTTTGATTAGAATTGTCTTTTTGTTGTAAAATAGCATAAAACATTTTTACAACTAAATCATCTGGAATATTTTGTTTGAATACTAATATTGTTTTTATAATATCAACAATTCCATTTGCACTTAAATTAGAAAAAAAATGAGATTCATTTTTTTCTATTGAATGTCTAAATCTGAAAAGCTCATTTTCAATCGGATTAAAAAAGTGTCTAGCTTCTTTCTCTTCTCTTTTTCTGGCTTTAAATTCTTCAACAGGATTGTTCCCTTTATTTGAATTTCTGAAATTATGAGATATACTTTCAGGTAAAACATCATAAAATCCATCTCTACTAATGTCAATATTTAGAATTTCTTTATCGATTAAATCATAAGAAATTGACATTTTGTCTTTACTGAATTTTCGATAAAATAAACCATTTGATCTTAATACGATATTAAGATCATCAACATTATTCTCTAACAATGATTCTAGAAGTAATTCTGCTCTTAGATCAAAAGGGGTTAGTTTTTTCTGGTTGTCTATAAAAGTTTGTTCTTCTGTCATTTTTCGTCTGGAGTTTTTAATCTGCCTGATACTACATAAAATTTTTTCCAGTAATTGCTCTTTAAATCAGAAATAGAAGCTCCTCCTGATAGATTGGCATTAAAAAACTTATTGTTTTTCAAGTAAACTCCAACATGAGTAATGATTCTTTCATCTGTTATTCTAAAGAATACTAAATCACCTTCTTTTAAATGTTTTGTAGACTTAAATAAATGGAATTTTTCATCTAAGCCCATTTCTTCAGCTGTTCTTGGGAGTGAACAGTTGTAGACTTTTTTGAATAAGCGTTGCATTAGCGCAGAACAATCAATTCCAGCTTTTGTTTCGCCACCATATATGTATTTGGTTCCTTCCCATTCTTTTACAAATGAATAAAGTTTCCCATCTAATATTTCATCTTTATTAACGCCTAATTTGTTGGCAAAGTATACTTTATCTTCTTCTGGAAGAGGTTCGTATACAATGTAATTATTCTTGTTTTCTGTGGGTTCATTGTATATGTTATCATCATTATAAGATGAAGAGTTTTTCTTTGAACCACAATTAATTAATAAAGATGAAAAAAAAAGTAAAGCAATTAGTCTCATTTTCATTGTTTGTATTGTTGTTTGTATTTTAGTTTAAAACTAACTACAATAGTATGGGTTTTTATTAAAAAAAACAAGGATTTCGTTATAAATATATTCTGAATAAAAGAATGCTAAGATGATAATTTTAAATAATTAAAAAACTAATAAAAACAAAAAAGTTGCTGGGTGCTATTATGAAAAAGAAAATTCCTATTTTTGAAAAAAAAACATTAAAAAAGCAATTTTAATGTAATTTATTTAGATAATTAATTTAGGAAAGTTTGGTTTTGAACGGATGAAGAAATATTTTGATTTAAAAGTACCCATATTATTTTTGTCAATTTTTTTACTATCTAGTATTGTTCTCATTATTAAAATGAATAGTGGTGATGAGTGTAATATTAAAGAGTTTCAAGTTGATGCGCCTTCATTTAAAGTAGGTGAGTTAATTATTTTTTCAGATGCTTCTAAGAAATCTCATTCTTGGAGATGGTATTTTGGAGATAATACTCAGATTTCTTTTAGATCGAAAGTTGCACACTCATTTATGGAGGAAGGAGAATATTTAGTTAAGCTAATTGTGAATAATGAGTGCACAATTCAAAAAGTAATTACCATTCTGCCTAAAGAAAATTCTTTAGATAAGTCAAAGTTTCCTAAGTTTAGAGTGCCAGGAAATGTTATGCAGGATGAAGAAGTTGAGTTTGTTGATAGAACAGATGGAGCTAAATCATGGGAATGGAGATTTGGAGAAAGTGGGAAAGTAGATTCTTTTGATGAAAAGTGTACTTATGTATTTACTACTCCAGGTAAAAAAGTGGTTTCTTTAGTCGTTAATAACGATTATAAGCATGTTACAATAAAAGAATTGTTTGTTATTCCGAAGAAAAAGGAAGTAGTTAAAGTAGAAAAGTATAAAAGTGTAATACCGTGGAATCCATTTAAAAATGTTCCAGATGCACCACCAGAGGAAGAGAAAGATGATGTTGTAAAAGTAGTAAAAGGTCCAGAAATAGGAGGGACAGATGCTCGTAAATTAGAAGATATCTTAGAGTCAGTAGCTAAAGGGAAAACAAATTATGAGAGTTTCTTGAAACATTTCTGTAAGTACAATTTACCAATAGTAATATATAAGGATGCGAAAACAAGTTCCTTGAAAGAATTTTTCTATGCTGTAAAAAAGAAAGGTGATAAAGTGAAAAATGTTACAATTCAAAAAGATGGAGAAGATTGTATTAGAGTGATTAATATTGATAAAAAACATAAATCATATTTTTAATTTCTTCAGAAAAAATAATGTGTGGTATGCATAGTGAAGAGTGAAATTTAATTATTGATAATAACAATGTATTAATTTTAATTTTTTGCTATTTTTGCCTTTTAATAACGAATATTAAGTAGAATTTCGAAATGGTTGTTTTTAAACGTAAAACATGCATTTTGATTTTAAAGGAAATAGAATGAAAACAATTCAATTTAGAGAAGCAGTTTGTGAAGCAATGAGCGAAGAAATGCGTCGTGATGAATCTATTTATTTAATAGGTGAAGAAGTTGCTGAGTATAATGGAGCATATAAAGCTTCAAAAGGTATGTTAGATGAATTCGGTGCAAAAAGAGTAATTGATGCTCCAATTGCTGAATTAGGTTTTGCGGGTATTGCAGTAGGTTCTGCAATGAATGGAAATAGACCTATTGTTGAATTTATGACATTTAATTTTTCTTTAGTAGGGATTGATCAAATAATCAATAACGCTGCGAAAATGCGTCAAATGTCAGGTGGGCAATTTAATATTCCTATCGTTTTTCGTGGACCAACAGCTTCTGCGGGTCAATTAGCAGCAACACATTCA
It includes:
- a CDS encoding TssN family type VI secretion system protein, with product MRKYLNYVNGGAELLYLLLIISFGLILMILIGSKIPKFRQSKKKYFLYVLLQVLVFVIFSVILYNLKDTTLNQRFISFQVYMSIAGIVHLKVFHDYFKKFEVKKFIGDVLISINTTVFIAAFMVVISKYFNDGDYIFFIVSTLLFFILPTLCYKLFEYAISIPVKLHKRWFYPLNDKYPSPKISEMRNIIILNLVFQKRANDNQIINFKVKAPRAIDFGRLFYYFINDYNEKNPNSQINFVDEKNQPYGWYFYTKPKWFSSSEYIDPELAIDTNNIKDGATIICQRI
- a CDS encoding PKD domain-containing protein, which translates into the protein MKKYFDLKVPILFLSIFLLSSIVLIIKMNSGDECNIKEFQVDAPSFKVGELIIFSDASKKSHSWRWYFGDNTQISFRSKVAHSFMEEGEYLVKLIVNNECTIQKVITILPKENSLDKSKFPKFRVPGNVMQDEEVEFVDRTDGAKSWEWRFGESGKVDSFDEKCTYVFTTPGKKVVSLVVNNDYKHVTIKELFVIPKKKEVVKVEKYKSVIPWNPFKNVPDAPPEEEKDDVVKVVKGPEIGGTDARKLEDILESVAKGKTNYESFLKHFCKYNLPIVIYKDAKTSSLKEFFYAVKKKGDKVKNVTIQKDGEDCIRVINIDKKHKSYF
- a CDS encoding C40 family peptidase — encoded protein: MKMRLIALLFFSSLLINCGSKKNSSSYNDDNIYNEPTENKNNYIVYEPLPEEDKVYFANKLGVNKDEILDGKLYSFVKEWEGTKYIYGGETKAGIDCSALMQRLFKKVYNCSLPRTAEEMGLDEKFHLFKSTKHLKEGDLVFFRITDERIITHVGVYLKNNKFFNANLSGGASISDLKSNYWKKFYVVSGRLKTPDEK